The following are encoded in a window of Staphylococcus piscifermentans genomic DNA:
- a CDS encoding DUF4097 family beta strand repeat-containing protein, which yields MKKLLIIGIVIFITFFSLGSLVWFVHDKNILPNEKVHKTFTDEKVQDITISGKKANIKIVQGDKLKLNYNGEKPINYSIHNGILKISEKQKNDIAPTINPFKQNKQNMIIEVPKKKLQDINISTDTGNIVTDKLTAETVTIWNNVSNINFIKSRFDNIEVKAESTDLDFDRTTLKNGNVKIQNGSIAGTQSIVQDSVFIIENGNITLNKMADACDLKSFAKKGSISFSYKNVPKDTLLKLNPSDGKKVINNPYFKDEKVGNGENVLEFYTNHGDIKIN from the coding sequence ATGAAGAAATTATTGATAATCGGAATTGTCATATTTATTACTTTCTTTTCACTCGGCTCTCTGGTTTGGTTTGTGCATGACAAAAATATCTTACCTAATGAAAAAGTACATAAAACTTTTACTGATGAAAAAGTTCAAGATATTACGATAAGTGGTAAAAAGGCGAATATTAAAATTGTTCAAGGGGATAAGTTGAAATTGAATTACAATGGTGAAAAGCCAATTAACTATTCAATTCACAATGGTATTTTAAAAATTTCTGAGAAACAAAAGAATGATATTGCGCCTACTATCAATCCCTTTAAGCAGAATAAGCAAAATATGATTATTGAAGTGCCAAAGAAAAAACTGCAAGATATTAATATTTCGACGGATACTGGAAATATTGTAACAGATAAATTAACAGCTGAGACAGTTACAATTTGGAATAATGTTTCTAATATTAATTTTATTAAAAGTCGCTTTGACAACATAGAGGTCAAAGCAGAGTCTACGGATTTAGACTTTGATCGAACGACGTTAAAAAATGGTAATGTCAAAATTCAAAATGGTTCAATTGCAGGTACGCAATCAATAGTACAAGACAGTGTATTTATAATTGAGAACGGAAACATCACTTTAAACAAGATGGCTGATGCGTGTGATTTAAAATCATTTGCCAAAAAAGGAAGTATCAGCTTCTCGTATAAAAATGTGCCTAAAGATACGTTATTAAAATTAAATCCATCCGATGGGAAAAAGGTCATTAATAACCCGTACTTTAAGGATGAGAAGGTCGGCAATGGCGAGAACGTTCTTGAGTTTTACACTAATCACGGTGATATAAAAATTAATTAA
- the pmtC gene encoding phenol-soluble modulin export ABC transporter ATP-binding protein PmtC, protein MKLEHITKQYGDNKVLNDIDFNFDDSRIVGLIGKNGVGKTTLMKIMNGNIINYKGKVDLSPEDRVGYLIEHPKLYDNKTGLYNLKIFAQVLGKGFDKAYAQKIIDAFGMAPYIKKKVKKYSMGMKQKLAIAVSLMNKPKYLILDEPTNGMDPDGSIDVLETIQKLVKELNMHILISSHKLEDIELICDRAVFLSDGHFVQDVDMSQGTPQDTTVLMLGHDLTNEQFKQVLDFLTVHFKILQSHKESGEISLKAIKDYKPLLKGLAGLEIFPEYIETRKTSLRDTYFNINQRGEKK, encoded by the coding sequence ATGAAATTAGAACATATCACCAAGCAATATGGCGATAACAAAGTATTGAATGATATTGATTTTAACTTTGACGACAGTCGTATTGTTGGATTAATTGGTAAGAATGGTGTTGGTAAAACAACTTTAATGAAAATTATGAATGGCAATATTATTAATTATAAAGGAAAGGTAGATTTATCTCCTGAGGATAGAGTAGGTTATTTAATTGAACATCCTAAACTTTATGACAATAAAACGGGATTGTATAACTTGAAAATATTTGCACAAGTTTTAGGTAAAGGCTTTGATAAGGCCTATGCTCAAAAGATTATCGATGCATTCGGTATGGCACCTTATATCAAAAAGAAAGTTAAAAAGTACTCAATGGGGATGAAACAAAAGTTAGCAATTGCAGTTTCATTAATGAACAAACCGAAATATTTAATCTTGGATGAGCCTACAAATGGTATGGATCCTGATGGTTCAATAGACGTATTAGAAACAATTCAAAAGCTTGTAAAAGAATTAAATATGCATATCTTAATTTCAAGTCATAAACTGGAAGATATTGAATTGATTTGTGATAGAGCTGTTTTTCTAAGTGACGGTCATTTTGTTCAAGATGTTGATATGTCACAAGGCACACCTCAAGATACAACTGTTTTAATGTTAGGCCATGATTTGACAAATGAACAGTTCAAACAAGTATTAGATTTCTTAACTGTGCACTTTAAAATTCTACAGAGTCACAAAGAATCAGGAGAAATATCTCTTAAAGCTATAAAAGACTATAAGCCTTTATTAAAAGGTTTGGCAGGTTTAGAAATATTCCCTGAATATATCGAGACACGTAAAACTTCATTAAGAGATACTTACTTTAATATTAATCAAAGAGGTGAGAAAAAGTGA
- a CDS encoding thioredoxin family protein — MANLETYYKNSQDLSTYIEQMNENKEALLKIYNDFSVPQDDERINKIKHKDYNKVLVISEDWCGDAMMNIAILKHISELLNLEVHVFHRDQDTDLIDQYLTNGKSRSIPIFIFLNDNFEQENVWGPRATSVQSFVEKTRKDYLPSKEDPDYEEKAQQVHTVIANRFKTDSNLWKDVYNSIIDKLLNP; from the coding sequence ATGGCAAATTTAGAAACGTACTATAAAAACAGCCAAGATCTAAGCACGTACATTGAGCAAATGAACGAAAATAAGGAAGCATTGTTAAAAATTTACAATGATTTTTCAGTACCGCAAGATGATGAACGTATCAATAAAATTAAACATAAAGATTATAACAAAGTACTTGTAATTTCAGAAGATTGGTGTGGGGATGCCATGATGAATATTGCAATTTTGAAGCACATCAGTGAATTATTAAATTTAGAAGTCCATGTCTTTCACAGAGACCAAGACACTGATTTAATTGATCAATATTTAACTAATGGCAAATCACGCTCAATTCCAATCTTTATATTCTTAAACGATAACTTTGAGCAAGAAAATGTTTGGGGACCACGCGCAACTTCTGTTCAATCTTTTGTAGAAAAAACACGTAAAGATTACTTACCAAGCAAAGAAGATCCTGATTATGAGGAAAAAGCACAGCAAGTACACACGGTAATTGCTAATCGTTTCAAAACAGATTCTAATCTTTGGAAAGATGTGTATAATTCAATCATTGATAAGTTACTCAACCCTTAA
- the pmtD gene encoding phenol-soluble modulin export ABC transporter permease subunit PmtD, with protein MKIFQLVKFDIISILKSPLTYLAFILTLLPLIGITALINQQMHKVNANTIMSAGSWFFSIVGLLFVIKTITRDIGQGTIQLYLNKVSSRVKYFIAKVISIMFIALLMTGILDLFVYIVQSVTKGPDLKDEKFIQILWFYLIFFLFFGLLLFLISLIVPKPALIYALGIFLILIVPFAEPFIPMIPKIGDDIQKSLKYIPFSYLTSKTTSGSYTFSHWQWFISSASIVVFFIANALYISRKDI; from the coding sequence GTGAAAATCTTTCAATTAGTAAAATTTGACATAATTAGTATTTTAAAAAGTCCGCTCACTTATTTGGCATTCATTTTAACTCTCTTACCGTTAATCGGTATTACAGCTTTGATTAATCAACAAATGCATAAAGTTAATGCTAATACGATTATGTCAGCGGGTAGTTGGTTCTTCTCTATAGTAGGATTACTCTTTGTGATTAAAACAATTACGAGAGATATTGGACAAGGTACGATTCAGCTTTATTTGAATAAAGTCAGCAGTCGTGTTAAATACTTTATTGCTAAAGTAATTTCAATTATGTTTATCGCTTTATTAATGACAGGTATACTTGATTTGTTTGTATATATTGTCCAAAGTGTTACGAAAGGGCCGGATCTCAAGGATGAGAAGTTTATACAAATTTTATGGTTCTATTTGATTTTCTTCTTATTCTTTGGTTTGTTGCTGTTCTTGATTTCTTTAATTGTACCTAAACCAGCACTTATTTATGCACTTGGTATTTTCTTAATATTAATTGTGCCATTTGCAGAACCTTTCATACCTATGATTCCAAAAATCGGAGATGATATTCAAAAATCTTTAAAATATATTCCGTTTAGTTACTTAACCAGCAAAACAACCTCTGGCAGTTATACATTTTCACATTGGCAATGGTTTATCTCTTCAGCATCGATTGTGGTATTCTTTATCGCAAATGCATTGTACATCTCACGCAAAGATATATAA
- a CDS encoding HAAS signaling domain-containing protein, whose translation MDQLNKITFLNDLESELRWLPRKEQDRIMFHYEDIFYEGERKGRSEVEILESMESPKKIAKEIYAQHAIDNAESAPNAQNVTKAVLATVGIGLLTLVIILIPLIFVVIIMLAMLLISLVLLLSPIIMAFANILDGFSHFLFSDFLFSIGYLGLGIIFIVLIFKLAEILYKLILKYLRWNLKLIKGSMQG comes from the coding sequence GTGGACCAATTGAACAAAATTACATTTTTAAATGACTTAGAAAGCGAATTGAGATGGTTGCCCAGAAAAGAACAAGATCGAATTATGTTTCATTATGAAGATATATTTTATGAAGGAGAACGAAAAGGACGTTCTGAAGTTGAAATTTTAGAAAGTATGGAATCTCCTAAAAAAATCGCTAAAGAGATTTATGCTCAGCATGCAATTGATAATGCAGAAAGCGCTCCTAATGCTCAAAATGTTACCAAAGCAGTATTAGCAACTGTGGGTATAGGATTGCTGACTTTAGTGATTATATTAATTCCTTTGATTTTTGTAGTAATTATTATGCTTGCTATGCTGCTTATTTCACTTGTCTTGCTGTTATCACCGATTATTATGGCATTTGCAAACATTTTAGATGGCTTTTCACATTTTCTATTTAGTGACTTCTTATTCTCGATTGGTTATTTGGGCCTAGGTATTATATTTATTGTTTTAATATTTAAATTAGCTGAAATTCTGTATAAATTAATTTTAAAATATTTACGATGGAACTTAAAACTAATAAAAGGGAGCATGCAAGGATGA